gtaaaaatatttttcaaaattatttagggAATAAacgttttataaataaaaatagagcaTTAACTCAAGTATCTGTAGGAGACATTGGAAAACAGACTCAACAAAACAAAGACGCTAAGTAATAAAGAAAACCTTCGGGCCCAACAGTCCTGGAGAAAAACTCAAGTCCATTGgaattttgtttcttcttctaaGTGTTGATGGATATTGATGTTCTGTCCTCTTGCAAAGAGATGCACGGTTTCTTGAAACTCGCTAATAGAatcaaatttcttcaaaattttataccCAGAGAGTTGAGAAGAGAAGCTTAAACTGTAACTGGTTCACTTACGGGACTAGGAACATGAGCATGAACCTGCaccagaaaataaaaagattagaaaGCAGGTAACTTTTGTCATTTACAAATGAATTTGAGTATCTTTGCTTAAGAAACAAATGCTGCGCAAGGCATAggaaattaattctttttcatGTAACATCATAAGGGAAAACCATGGTTAGGATATGACATGGTTGATAGGGGCATCATTAAAATGTACAAAGCCCACGATTTACAAGATATGGATGATCATAGCCAGGCCTATTGCAACTCGGATGTTCTCCAAGTCTGGCTTCTCATTGCTTTTACATTTAGCATGGAGAAACAAGGAGATTACTGCAGCCACACTCAATCGGCTGTTAGCAGTAAATATTGTAAGTTTACCTTAGCTGATTTAAAGAGTTCATCCAGCACTTCTGACAAGGTTGGATGCGCATGAACAGCAAATTTTATGTCCTGTAAGGTGTCCAAAAAAGAAATGTCAAAATACTCATCATAACAAGCTACCGGTTCCACCCTCACTTTCAAGAAGAAACCAAGAGATGATTGAGTTTGACATCACATTCTCAATAGATTAACCACTTCTAAGGTTGGACTGAGCAGACTATCTAACAAATTGTGTCTGACAAGGGGGATAGCAGATTGCAGGATGTAGACAATAAGTtcaaagaatttattaattctAGCAATTGCTATATATTAGATCTAGCAGTCCAAGTATCTAGACATGTTAAGAActcgtttggtagtgattctaggaaacgcttttaatatttctaatacttgaaaatttttatcattcaagtgttagaattGCTATAAAcgttttctagaatcactctcaaatgcactctaaattTTGCTTTGCACAGAAAAACATACCTGAATACGTGTGCCTAGTGCTATAGCATTGGATGCTTCATGGATAAGGTCTGCAGCATGCAACCCAAAGATGTGCACTCCAAGAATCTCTCCATTGTCAGGTCTGTATATCAACTGGATGAAAATAGACAGAAGAATTGGCAAATGGCAGAAGTAGAAAGACTAAGAGCTTATTTGGGAGTAATTTTAAAATGGGCTAAAAGCACTTTCTAATGCTTGGAAGCATTTTCTTACAGAAAACACTATCaaagtattttcatttttagtttatatccAAATACTCAGCAATTctctttaaaagtgtttccaaTGGAAGCTTCACAGATAAAAGCATTTTAACTAGAATAACTCCCAGACAGACTCTAAATTGAGACGATTACAATAAAGGTTGAAGAATCAGATTGCTTTTACATGGATGAGAATGCAAAAATGATATATACCCGATTACAACAATAACAAAAGAGTAAACAGAAACTAACAGAGAACTTTGCACTTGGTTAgactttttattttacataaaacattttttaaggaAGCCAAAGACAGGAAAGTTCAATAGCATGAACTTCTCTTTGTGATGATAACCAACCATAGcaagagaagaagaggaagatgaACAGGAAAATGagcaaaacaaaacacaaagaaGCTCCATGAATGTGCTACATATAAGCTAcatgaaattatttattaagaGCTGATGATACAGAAAGGTGAATTCTAATATAATGGCGACAGTGATGTTGGGAGAGGACTGGGATTTCCATAACATTTCAGATAACATCTcataaagaaaatcaattattaCCATTCAGATTATGCGGAGTCAACACAGAAGTGTTGGAAGAGAAGGGTTAAGAAATATTACCTTAGCAAGTCCCTCTCCTTCATTTTCTGCTAGGGCCTTTGTGTTAGCCTTAAAGCTTGTCTTTGCAACACTTACTTCAAATCCCTCCTTTTCAGCTTTCTCCCTTGCTTGAGGCTGTGAATTTTTATATTCAGTTAAAAACAGAGTTTAGAGAACCCACAGAGTAGAACTAGCTGCCAGAGCATCAATTTGCATGCAGGAAACAAACCTATTCCACCAAGAACTAATCTCATATTAACATTGTGGCATATAATTGGATGATTTAAATTTACCTCAGTCAATCCAACCATACTGATTTCTGGATGAGTGAAACAAGCTGCTGGGATGCTCAAATGATTGAGCACATGATCCTTTCCGGTAACTTGCTCAACAACTGCATCACAAGAGCCAAGCAAAAAATGAAGATGGTTTAAGTAGCATTTTTAAAGGTAAAACAGCAAAATATGAGGTAGTTACCACTAACCTGAAATTCCTTGTGCACTTGCTGCATGAGCAAGCATCATTTTACCATTTGCATCACCTATGCAATACAAGTGAGGAACCTAATAAAAAAAGTTCCATGTCAGTAACAATCGGCTAAGCCACACAAAAAGTGTGCTTGTAAGAGAATTATAACAGACCAGATTTCCATCAGCATCAATTACTCGCATACGCTCATCAACAGGAATAAAACCACGTTGTGTTACTACACTGATCTGTAGGAAAACAATTCCACATCCAAAAATCCTTTTGTTAATGAAGATCTCTAtattttgtcaaatatattaattaaattgatatacTAGAAGACATACATTCTCCAAGCCAAGACCATTTGTGAATGGAGCCCTTCCAGTTGCAATTAATGCTGCATCTACCTATAAGGAAACAAAGTTGATGTGAATACCATGACAGGACAAACTactattcaaaaaagaaaataaagaagaaccTCCTTGATCACATGCAAAGACTTCCCAGAGGCGCAAAGGTATGGATCCAGAAAACTAACTTCAATCATACTAGAAAGGCAAAAGCTTAATGTGAAAGTTTCATCAACTTCTCCCAGAGGCATCCCTGAGTGCATTTGAAAACTTAGAAAACTAACTTCAATCACGGTAGAAAGGCAAGAATCCAATGTGAAAGTTTGAATCATTTTAAGGCATCCTGAATACATTCTGAAAGTTGACACATGTCTTAAACTTAGAGTAGCTCAATTTGATCATTCATTGACTTGTAGAAAGAATGGAAGCTATGAAATGGTTGGAAATTTACCTTTTTGATGGCTGAAATATGTTAAAAGTAAAACACAGATTTCTTTCAACTAGTTCACAATGTAGAGTATGCATTCGTGTTTTTCAGAGAATACAACTTTTCAAATAAGTGTATAAGACCTTTTTATCCTTCCAATCTTTTAAAGTTTGAAAAAGTAGACATGAATTCGTTGGTATTAAACATTAAAGAAGCACTTAGACCTATTTGTTCTCTCTATTCTATCTAAAGCAAAGATCAAGCTAGAACTTGAAAGTAAAGATGTATAAATGCTTCTCGACCCAAGATTTCACCGATTTCACACAACAAAATTACCTCCAATGCATCTTTTGGTTCCTTCGTTTTAGCATCAATAAGCTCAATCCTGACTGGTTTTCCATCCTTGGCTGGAGTGATCTATGAAAAAAAACACCAGCAAGGACAAATAAGCCACTGAGAAATCCCCATCcaggaaaaatacaaaaataaacaaaaaaactacCTTAGATGCAAATACTCCAGTGTGATAGTCAATTTTCCGTGGATTTATTAGAACTCTTTGGGCCAACTTCCCAATCTCAGGATCAAATCCAGGCATAAGCTGATCAAGAGCTTCAATAAAAGTTACCTGTGGAATATCATTATGGTCAACTTGATTTACATTAAAATGAAATTCTAAGTGTAAGTTGTTCCATTATGAGAAAAGAGAACAAAGATGACAATAACTACTTGCACTGATCAACGGAGGATGCTAGAAGAAAATACAGCTTAAAGTTGTCTTTCCCCAGGGAAAAGGACATAAAGAATAAAACTCAAGAAACAGTATCAAATGGACAACATGTATGTATTTGTAAGTAGATTTAATACGAGAAAGACAAACAGATCCTGTACAGCTACTAGTAGGAATAGCAGAGATGGTACAATGGAACTTCAACTGTAATTTCTCCTAAAACTAAAAAGCAGCATAGCTAGTCAAGGTTTGTATGGTTTACACAATAACCTGTTTTATTTATGTAATGTGTACCAGAAAAAGGAACTGCCTTTGTTTATTTTACGACTTTTCCATACACTTGGATTTTATGTATGGCAAATAGAGCATTGGAATATACATAATATTTCTTATAACCACTCCTTGGAAAAGTTCAGCTAAATATAAGCCTGAAACCatgattttatgttatttttcatcttttccaaaAGGGAAAAACCATCATCAGCCAATGCTAATATACGTATACCTTCTAAAGAAAACATGAGCAAGCAAAAATATTGAAACCAAAGCACGACAATCACTAATTTTTCAAGTGCTGATGTTCTGGTAGAACCATGGAGACTGGAGAGATAATCCTTGCAATAGGTAAGTCGTAAAATCATGGATGAAAAAATGATATGCAAGTCATATGAATCAACCATAGAATAATGCAATCACATAACTATAGGATAACAGGATGAGGCACACGATATAAGAGGGAAAAGCAGGGGAAGGAGCATTTGTCCTTTGATTTTAGCACCAGATCTAAGCTGTAACTCACTATTGATTGAAATTTctcatttatataaatttaaactgTAATCGCAATGACTATAAAGAAGATGCTACCTCACTTCCAAGTGCTGTATACACATCACTGAATTCAAGACCAATATAACCACTTCCTACAATGGCTATCCAATCAGGAACAGACTCCAGTTTGAGCGCATGATCGCTGGTAATAACAGTCTTCCCTGCAAGTCATTATCTGGTGATTAGAAATCTTTGAACACAAAAACCAAAAGATTGACAAATTCATATTATAGATTTTGCAGATAACTGGAATACAAGGAATTTCACCCATTACATGTGTGATAAATCATGCCTGGAAACTCATACACATAAACAAGTTTTCCCCACATTTTATGGTCCACAGGGCTGCTCATTAACTCGTTAAACTTAGATATCCAGATTATCTTCTATTGCATGAGTTAATAGTTCTCATCCAAATCtgaatttggagattgaatcAGGAATAACTTAGCCgatatttctatattttattcaaaGTCTTCATTCAAAGACATGTGCAACCACATACTTAGCTCTCCCAAAATGCTATGTAGGACTACAGTCTCAGTTTCCTGTACCAGGTCATTCTTTGGAACACCTGCATCTGTTCTTGTATATAGCTATAAACTATTTCCTAATGCGAACTGTCCCATCATACAGAATGCATTTCCAATAAGAATAGGAAACAGGAAGCAGATTTCAAGAGATGCTGCACTGCATCTCATAAAGTAAGTGTGCCTCTAGCatgaaaaattcatttgatTACAGAACTTAGTTAAATTTCATAATGGTAAAATGGGGATGAGCAGGAAAGGATGCTTACCATCAACTTCAATCCCTTTTGGGACAAAAGGAACAGAACCAGTAGcaatgattatattttttgcAGTTATTACATTCTCAGAGAAGCCAACCTTTCCATATTTCACCTTTTGAGGGCCCTGaataaattcataaatgaaattattgataATAAATATCATTAGGACTTTTGTAACCATGAGATTGGTTATTAAAGCATAGGACAGGCTCAAGTAAACCATCCATTTTTCCATGAAGTTCAAAACTGTCATAAACCAGGCTTTAATTTGAATTGCTTGAAAGATCTTGTCTTTGTCAGCATGGACAACTTACCAAAATTGTTCCAACGCCTGTTAATATGTCCACACCCAATGCTTTCATTGAATTAGT
This region of Vitis vinifera cultivar Pinot Noir 40024 chromosome 5, ASM3070453v1 genomic DNA includes:
- the LOC100246616 gene encoding dihydrolipoyl dehydrogenase 2, chloroplastic, yielding MHSSLSLSFSSSTAIPRSGHSSELSCAAPPSPLNLRFCGLRREALGFSSPKRNDSCRVIVSSRGRFKKVSASVSDNGSAPKAFDYDLVIIGAGVGGHGAALHAVEKGLKTAIIEGDVVGGTCVNRGCVPSKALLAVSGRMRELQSEHHLKALGLQVSAAGYDRQGVADHANNLASKIRNNLTNSMKALGVDILTGVGTILGPQKVKYGKVGFSENVITAKNIIIATGSVPFVPKGIEVDGKTVITSDHALKLESVPDWIAIVGSGYIGLEFSDVYTALGSEVTFIEALDQLMPGFDPEIGKLAQRVLINPRKIDYHTGVFASKITPAKDGKPVRIELIDAKTKEPKDALEVDAALIATGRAPFTNGLGLENISVVTQRGFIPVDERMRVIDADGNLVPHLYCIGDANGKMMLAHAASAQGISVVEQVTGKDHVLNHLSIPAACFTHPEISMVGLTEPQAREKAEKEGFEVSVAKTSFKANTKALAENEGEGLAKLIYRPDNGEILGVHIFGLHAADLIHEASNAIALGTRIQDIKFAVHAHPTLSEVLDELFKSAKVHAHVPSPVSEPVTV